A single region of the Nocardioides ochotonae genome encodes:
- a CDS encoding DUF3145 domain-containing protein — translation MTARTTSRSATRGVLYVHSAPSALCPHIEWAVGGVLGVPVSLDWTPQSAQTGTYRAELSWTGSAGSAAAIASALRGWNQLRFEITEEPTSATEGARYSYTPELGVFHAVTGIHGDIMIPEDRLKAAVVKAALGETTVLVEIDKLLGKPWDDELETFRHAGDGAPVRWLHQVV, via the coding sequence GTGACCGCACGCACCACCAGCCGCTCGGCGACGAGGGGCGTTCTTTACGTTCACTCCGCACCGTCCGCGTTGTGCCCACACATCGAGTGGGCAGTGGGCGGTGTCCTCGGCGTGCCCGTGAGCCTCGACTGGACCCCTCAGTCGGCGCAGACCGGCACGTACCGTGCCGAGCTGTCCTGGACCGGCTCGGCCGGCTCGGCGGCGGCGATCGCCTCGGCTCTGCGCGGCTGGAACCAGCTGCGCTTCGAGATCACCGAGGAGCCGACCTCGGCCACCGAGGGCGCTCGCTACTCCTACACCCCCGAGCTCGGCGTCTTCCATGCCGTGACCGGCATCCACGGCGACATCATGATCCCCGAGGACCGGCTCAAGGCCGCCGTGGTCAAGGCCGCGCTCGGCGAGACCACCGTCCTGGTCGAGATCGACAAGCTGCTCGGCAAGCCCTGGGACGACGAGCTCGAGACCTTCCGGCACGCCGGCGACGGCGCGCCGGTGCGCTGGCTGCACCAGGTCGTCTGA
- a CDS encoding acyltransferase domain-containing protein, whose protein sequence is MLVIVAPGQGAQSPGFLRPWLEDPTFASRFDWLSTVAGIDLAHYGTEADAETIRDTRIAQPLLVATGLVAALELFPHPADAFSRIGAVAGHSVGELAAAAGARVITAEQAMVLVRERGNAMAAAAAATPTGMTAVLGGDRDEVLAKIAAHGLTPANDNGPGQVVAAGTLAQLEAFAADGPAKARLMPLSVAGAFHTEHMAPAVGHLQKLARSVSVHDPRTRLISNKDGQVIHDGQEVLRRLVGQIANPVRWDLCLETMADLGVTGILEMPPAGTLTGIAKRALKGVETFALKTPDQLEDARAFCDKHGEASHFGASPTWRMVVSPAKGTFHVATEARDLGALHAGATIGDVASLRDRIQVTAAHGGQVVEWLVEDGDPVAPGQPLLRLHPEGAN, encoded by the coding sequence GTGCTCGTCATCGTTGCTCCCGGCCAGGGCGCCCAGTCGCCCGGCTTCCTGAGGCCCTGGCTTGAGGACCCGACCTTCGCGTCGCGGTTCGACTGGCTCTCCACCGTCGCCGGCATCGACCTCGCCCACTACGGCACCGAGGCCGACGCCGAGACCATCCGCGACACCCGGATCGCCCAGCCGCTGCTGGTCGCCACCGGGCTGGTCGCCGCCCTCGAGCTGTTCCCGCATCCCGCCGACGCGTTCAGCCGCATCGGCGCGGTGGCGGGCCACAGCGTGGGCGAGCTGGCCGCTGCGGCCGGCGCGCGGGTGATCACCGCCGAGCAGGCGATGGTGCTGGTGCGCGAACGAGGCAACGCGATGGCCGCGGCCGCCGCCGCGACCCCGACCGGGATGACCGCCGTCCTCGGCGGCGACCGCGACGAGGTGCTGGCCAAGATCGCCGCACACGGGCTGACCCCCGCCAACGACAACGGCCCCGGCCAGGTCGTGGCCGCCGGCACCCTGGCCCAGCTGGAGGCGTTCGCCGCCGACGGCCCGGCCAAGGCCCGCCTGATGCCGCTCAGCGTCGCCGGTGCGTTCCACACCGAGCACATGGCGCCCGCGGTCGGGCACCTGCAGAAGCTGGCCCGCTCGGTGTCGGTCCACGACCCGCGCACCCGGCTGATCTCCAACAAGGACGGCCAGGTCATCCACGACGGCCAGGAGGTGCTGCGCCGCCTCGTCGGGCAGATCGCCAACCCGGTCCGCTGGGACCTGTGCCTGGAGACCATGGCCGACCTCGGCGTCACCGGCATCCTGGAGATGCCCCCGGCCGGCACCCTGACCGGCATCGCCAAGCGCGCCCTCAAGGGCGTCGAGACCTTCGCCCTCAAGACCCCCGACCAGCTCGAGGACGCCCGCGCGTTCTGCGACAAGCACGGCGAGGCCAGCCACTTCGGCGCCAGCCCGACCTGGCGCATGGTCGTCTCGCCCGCCAAGGGCACCTTCCACGTCGCCACCGAGGCCCGCGACCTCGGCGCGCTGCACGCCGGCGCCACGATCGGCGACGTCGCCAGCCTGCGCGACCGGATCCAGGTGACCGCCGCCCACGGCGGCCAGGTCGTCGAGTGGCTCGTCGAGGACGGCGACCCGGTCGCCCCCGGCCAGCCGCTGCTGCGCCTGCACCCCGAGGGCGCCAACTGA
- a CDS encoding beta-ketoacyl-ACP synthase III — protein MVTLSPATGARYAALKGVGAYRPSRVVPNSELVDAIDSSDEWIQQRSGIVSRRWASAEETVQMMASAAARAALADAGVEAAQIDCVIVATVSHLMQTPAVATLIAHEIGTENAAAFDISAACAGFCHGVAMANDMVTGGSAGHVLVIGVERLSDITDTTDRGTAFIFADGAGAAVVGPSDTPGIGPVVWGSQGEHFDHIRQREDWRDVLAAEAPLMPHLTMQGNSVFRWASFAMAKIGLEALDRAGITPDELDCFVPHQANMRIIDALARSMKLPGTVRIARDIAEMGNTSAASIPLALARMRADGEARSGDTALFIAFGAGLAYAAQVVVVP, from the coding sequence ATGGTCACCCTCTCCCCCGCCACCGGTGCCCGGTACGCCGCGCTGAAGGGCGTCGGCGCCTACCGCCCCAGCCGGGTCGTGCCGAACTCCGAGCTCGTCGACGCGATCGACTCCAGCGACGAGTGGATCCAGCAGCGATCGGGCATCGTCTCGCGCCGCTGGGCCTCGGCCGAGGAGACCGTGCAGATGATGGCGTCCGCGGCCGCCCGCGCCGCCCTCGCCGACGCCGGCGTCGAGGCCGCGCAGATCGACTGCGTCATCGTCGCCACGGTCAGCCACCTCATGCAGACCCCGGCCGTCGCGACCCTCATCGCCCACGAGATCGGCACCGAGAACGCCGCCGCCTTCGACATCTCCGCCGCGTGCGCCGGCTTCTGCCACGGCGTGGCGATGGCCAACGACATGGTCACCGGCGGCTCGGCCGGACACGTGCTGGTCATCGGCGTCGAGCGGCTCTCCGACATCACCGACACCACCGACCGCGGCACGGCGTTCATCTTCGCCGACGGGGCCGGGGCGGCGGTGGTCGGCCCGAGCGACACCCCCGGCATCGGCCCCGTCGTGTGGGGCTCCCAGGGCGAGCACTTCGACCACATCCGGCAGCGCGAGGACTGGCGCGACGTGCTGGCCGCCGAGGCGCCGTTGATGCCGCACCTCACCATGCAGGGCAACTCGGTGTTCCGCTGGGCGTCGTTCGCCATGGCCAAGATCGGCCTGGAGGCGCTCGACCGCGCCGGCATCACCCCCGACGAGCTCGACTGCTTCGTGCCGCACCAGGCCAACATGCGCATCATCGACGCGCTCGCGCGCTCGATGAAGCTGCCCGGCACCGTGCGCATCGCGCGCGACATCGCCGAGATGGGCAACACCTCGGCGGCCTCGATCCCCCTCGCCCTGGCGCGCATGCGCGCCGACGGCGAGGCCCGCTCCGGCGACACGGCGCTCTTCATCGCCTTCGGCGCCGGCCTCGCGTACGCCGCGCAGGTCGTCGTCGTCCCCTGA
- a CDS encoding acyl-CoA carboxylase subunit beta: MSVVAAPASSRPARLPREEDPRHPLKRLTALFDDGTLELISPDDDSGMLAAIGHVDGAPVVAFCSDATVMGGAMGDLGCRVVVDAYHRAMTDRVPIIGLWHSGGARLAEGVLSLHAVGRIFQVMTQASGKIPQVSVVLGPAAGGAAYGPALTDVVILGPEGRIFVTGPDVVRSVTGEDVDMLRLGGPEPHGRRSGVVHVLTESEAEALERARAIASLLGAQGSLRVSDVEDRDLEALLPESRKRAYDVHPLVEAVLDEGTVQELHTRWAPNVVTALGRLGGRTVGVVANNPLRLGGCLDSASAEKSARFVRMCDAFGVPLIVLVDVPGYLPGVGQEWDGVVRRGAKLLHAFGECVVPRVTLVTRKTYGGAYIAMNSRSLGATKVLAWPGAEVAVMGAVAAVRILHRRRLAEVEPDLRAQVENELAAEHERIAGGVERAVEIGVVDEVVAPTATRSTIARAIDAAVQSEGVRRGTHSNIPL; the protein is encoded by the coding sequence ATGAGCGTCGTCGCCGCCCCCGCCTCCTCCCGCCCGGCCAGGCTGCCGCGCGAGGAGGACCCGCGCCACCCGCTCAAGCGGCTCACCGCGCTCTTCGACGACGGCACGCTGGAGCTGATCAGCCCCGACGACGACTCCGGGATGCTCGCCGCGATCGGCCACGTCGACGGTGCCCCCGTCGTCGCGTTCTGCTCCGACGCCACCGTGATGGGCGGAGCGATGGGCGACCTCGGCTGCCGTGTCGTGGTGGACGCCTACCACCGCGCGATGACCGACCGGGTGCCGATCATCGGCCTGTGGCACTCCGGTGGGGCCCGCCTCGCCGAGGGCGTGCTCTCCCTGCACGCCGTCGGCCGCATCTTCCAGGTGATGACCCAGGCCTCGGGCAAGATCCCGCAGGTCTCCGTGGTGCTCGGCCCGGCCGCCGGCGGCGCGGCGTACGGTCCGGCGCTCACCGACGTGGTGATCCTCGGTCCCGAGGGCCGCATCTTCGTCACCGGGCCGGACGTCGTCCGCTCGGTCACCGGCGAGGACGTCGACATGCTGCGCCTCGGCGGCCCCGAGCCGCACGGTCGCCGCTCCGGCGTCGTCCACGTGCTCACCGAGTCCGAGGCGGAGGCCCTCGAGCGGGCCCGCGCGATCGCCAGCCTGCTCGGCGCCCAGGGCAGTCTGCGGGTCAGCGACGTGGAGGACCGTGACCTCGAGGCGCTGCTGCCGGAGTCGCGCAAGCGCGCCTACGACGTGCACCCGCTGGTGGAGGCCGTCCTCGACGAGGGCACCGTGCAGGAGCTGCACACCCGCTGGGCGCCCAACGTCGTGACCGCGCTCGGTCGCCTCGGCGGTCGCACGGTCGGCGTCGTGGCCAACAACCCGCTGCGCCTGGGCGGCTGTCTGGACTCCGCCTCCGCGGAGAAGTCCGCGCGCTTCGTGCGGATGTGCGACGCCTTCGGCGTCCCGCTGATCGTCCTGGTGGACGTCCCGGGCTACCTGCCGGGCGTCGGCCAGGAGTGGGACGGCGTCGTACGCCGCGGCGCCAAGCTGCTGCACGCCTTCGGCGAGTGCGTGGTCCCCCGGGTGACCCTGGTGACCCGCAAGACCTACGGCGGCGCCTACATCGCGATGAACTCCCGCTCCCTGGGCGCCACCAAGGTGCTCGCCTGGCCGGGCGCCGAGGTCGCGGTCATGGGCGCGGTCGCCGCAGTACGCATCCTGCACCGCCGACGCCTGGCCGAGGTCGAGCCCGACCTGCGCGCCCAGGTCGAGAACGAGCTCGCCGCCGAGCACGAGCGGATCGCCGGCGGCGTCGAGCGTGCCGTCGAGATCGGCGTGGTCGACGAGGTCGTGGCCCCCACCGCGACCCGCTCCACGATCGCCCGGGCCATCGACGCGGCCGTCCAGTCCGAGGGCGTACGCCGCGGGACGCACAGCAACATCCCGCTCTGA
- the aceE gene encoding pyruvate dehydrogenase (acetyl-transferring), homodimeric type, with translation MIHEGLPTQLPDIDPDETADWLASFDALVDERGRSRARYMMLRLLERAREMQVGVPALRSTDYINTIPPEREPWFPGDEEIERRIRAFIRWNAAVMVSSANRKGLEVGGHIATYQSSASLYEVGFNHFFRGKDHPGGGDQIYFQGHASPGIYARAFLEGRLEEEQLYRFRQEVQHGTGKGLSSYPHPRLMPDFWEFPTVSMGLTGINSIYQARFNRYLHNRGIKDTSDQHVWAFLGDGEMAEPESLGAIRIAAREELDNLTWVINCNLQQLDGPVTGNGKIIQELEANFRGAGWNVIKVVWGREWDDLLARDVNGVLVNKMNTTADGDFQTYSVEDGAYTREHFFGGDERLRKMVEHMSDAQIAKLPRGGHDYRKVYAAFDAATKHVGQPTVILAKTVKGWTIDALEGKNATHQMKKLTPEDIKRFRDRLYLPISDRDLERSYEETGAAPFFHPGAESPEIQYMLERRRQLGGSVPRRVQRSKPLTLPSDAAYKDLKQGGGKNKIATTMAVVRLLKEWMRDPEIGKRLVPIAPDEYRTFGMDAMFPSAKVYNPAGQQYESVDRKLLLSYKESKQGQMLHEGISEAGAVASATAAGSAYATHGEPMIPFYIFYSMFGFQRTGDSIWAMADQLSRGFLIGATAGRTTLTGEGLQHADGHSPLLAATNPAVVHYDPAHAYEIAHIMQNGLERMYGTGGPAGNGENVIYYVTVYNEPVAQPAEPADVDVEGILKGMHQTAVAEGEGPRVTLLGSGVGYPWIEDAARILREDWGVQADLWSVTSWNELARDAVAAEEWNLLHPGEAPRTSYVEERLVDVEGPVVAVSDYMRAVPLQIARWVPGDYRVLGADGFGFADTRPAARRFFHIDAQSVVVQALQALADAGQIDPAQVEKAFNTYRIDDPTAVADVQQEGGDA, from the coding sequence GTGATCCACGAGGGCCTGCCGACCCAGCTGCCGGACATCGACCCTGACGAGACCGCGGACTGGCTCGCCTCCTTCGACGCGCTCGTCGACGAGCGTGGCCGCTCCCGCGCCCGCTACATGATGCTGCGCCTGCTCGAGCGCGCCCGTGAGATGCAGGTCGGGGTTCCCGCCCTGCGCTCCACGGACTACATCAACACGATCCCGCCCGAGCGCGAGCCGTGGTTCCCGGGCGATGAGGAGATCGAGCGCCGCATCCGCGCCTTCATCCGGTGGAACGCCGCGGTGATGGTCTCCAGCGCCAACCGCAAGGGCCTGGAGGTCGGCGGCCACATCGCCACCTACCAGTCCTCCGCGAGCCTCTACGAGGTCGGCTTCAACCACTTCTTCCGCGGCAAGGACCACCCCGGCGGCGGCGACCAGATCTACTTCCAGGGCCACGCCTCCCCCGGCATCTACGCCCGCGCGTTCCTCGAGGGGCGCCTGGAGGAGGAGCAGCTCTACCGCTTCCGCCAGGAGGTCCAGCACGGCACCGGCAAGGGCCTGTCCTCCTACCCGCACCCGCGCCTGATGCCGGACTTCTGGGAGTTCCCCACGGTCTCCATGGGGCTCACCGGCATCAACTCGATCTACCAGGCGCGGTTCAACCGCTACCTGCACAACCGCGGCATCAAGGACACCAGCGACCAGCACGTCTGGGCGTTCCTCGGTGACGGCGAGATGGCCGAGCCCGAGTCGCTCGGCGCGATCCGGATCGCGGCCCGCGAGGAGCTCGACAACCTCACCTGGGTCATCAACTGCAACCTCCAGCAGCTCGACGGCCCGGTCACCGGCAACGGCAAGATCATCCAGGAGCTGGAGGCCAACTTCCGCGGCGCCGGCTGGAACGTGATCAAGGTCGTCTGGGGCCGCGAGTGGGACGACCTGCTGGCCCGCGACGTCAACGGCGTGCTGGTCAACAAGATGAACACCACCGCGGACGGCGACTTCCAGACCTACTCGGTCGAGGACGGCGCCTACACCCGCGAGCACTTCTTCGGGGGTGACGAGCGGCTGCGCAAGATGGTCGAGCACATGAGCGACGCGCAGATCGCCAAGCTGCCGCGCGGTGGCCACGACTACCGCAAGGTCTACGCCGCGTTCGACGCCGCGACCAAGCACGTCGGCCAGCCGACGGTGATCCTGGCCAAGACCGTCAAGGGTTGGACGATCGACGCCCTCGAGGGCAAGAACGCCACCCACCAGATGAAGAAGCTGACCCCGGAGGACATCAAGCGCTTCCGCGACCGCCTCTACCTGCCGATCTCCGACCGCGACCTGGAGCGCTCCTACGAGGAGACCGGCGCCGCGCCGTTCTTCCACCCCGGCGCCGAGTCCCCGGAGATCCAGTACATGCTGGAGCGCCGCCGCCAGCTCGGCGGCTCCGTCCCGCGCCGGGTGCAGCGCTCCAAGCCGCTGACGCTCCCCTCCGACGCGGCGTACAAGGACCTCAAGCAGGGCGGTGGCAAGAACAAGATCGCCACCACGATGGCCGTCGTCCGCCTACTCAAGGAGTGGATGCGCGACCCCGAGATCGGCAAGCGCCTGGTCCCGATCGCGCCGGACGAGTACCGCACCTTCGGCATGGACGCGATGTTCCCGAGCGCGAAGGTCTACAACCCGGCCGGCCAGCAGTACGAGTCGGTCGACCGCAAGTTGTTGCTCTCCTACAAGGAGTCCAAGCAGGGCCAGATGCTCCACGAGGGCATCTCCGAGGCCGGCGCAGTGGCCTCCGCGACCGCCGCCGGGTCGGCGTACGCCACCCACGGCGAGCCGATGATCCCGTTCTACATCTTCTACTCGATGTTCGGGTTCCAGCGCACCGGCGACTCGATCTGGGCGATGGCCGACCAGCTCTCGCGCGGCTTCCTGATCGGCGCCACCGCCGGTCGCACGACGCTGACCGGTGAGGGCCTGCAGCACGCCGACGGCCACTCCCCGCTGCTGGCGGCGACCAACCCGGCGGTCGTGCACTACGACCCGGCGCACGCCTACGAGATCGCGCACATCATGCAGAACGGTCTCGAGCGGATGTACGGCACCGGCGGCCCCGCGGGCAACGGCGAGAACGTCATCTACTACGTCACCGTCTACAACGAGCCGGTCGCCCAGCCCGCGGAGCCGGCCGACGTCGACGTCGAGGGCATCCTCAAGGGCATGCACCAGACGGCCGTCGCCGAGGGCGAGGGCCCGCGGGTCACCCTGCTCGGCTCCGGCGTGGGCTACCCCTGGATCGAGGACGCGGCGCGGATCCTGCGCGAGGACTGGGGGGTGCAGGCCGACCTGTGGTCGGTCACCTCCTGGAACGAGCTGGCCCGCGACGCCGTCGCTGCCGAGGAGTGGAACCTGCTGCACCCGGGCGAGGCCCCGCGCACGTCGTACGTCGAGGAGCGCCTCGTCGACGTCGAGGGCCCGGTCGTGGCGGTGTCGGACTACATGCGGGCCGTCCCGCTGCAGATCGCCCGCTGGGTGCCCGGGGACTACCGGGTGCTCGGCGCCGACGGGTTCGGCTTCGCCGACACCCGCCCCGCTGCGCGCCGGTTCTTCCACATCGACGCCCAGTCGGTCGTCGTTCAGGCGCTGCAGGCGCTCGCCGACGCCGGGCAGATCGACCCGGCCCAGGTGGAGAAGGCGTTCAACACCTACCGCATCGACGACCCGACCGCGGTCGCCGACGTGCAGCAGGAGGGCGGCGACGCCTGA
- a CDS encoding acyl carrier protein, whose amino-acid sequence MATTEEIRTDLAEIVNEVAGVDVADVQLDKSFVDDLDVDSLSMVEVVVAAEEKFGVSIPDDEVKNLKTVGDAVAFIERAQA is encoded by the coding sequence ATGGCCACCACCGAAGAGATCCGCACCGACCTCGCCGAGATCGTCAACGAGGTCGCCGGCGTCGACGTCGCCGACGTGCAGCTGGACAAGTCCTTCGTCGACGACCTCGACGTCGACTCGCTCTCGATGGTCGAGGTCGTCGTGGCCGCCGAGGAGAAGTTCGGTGTCTCGATCCCGGACGACGAGGTCAAGAACCTCAAGACCGTCGGTGACGCCGTCGCGTTCATCGAGCGCGCCCAGGCCTGA
- a CDS encoding PucR family transcriptional regulator — protein sequence MSRRVPATAHPRAAAALRRATGALSTAAMARMETEYAWFRALSAEDRSWVGLIVQAGVKGFVDWYHRDPGQAPAPEGSLLAASIFGAAPRALAGVITLRQTVDLVRLSIEVVESNLDDLLDAEDSADAHVAVSRYAREIAFATAEVYARAAEVRGAWDARLEALVVDAVLRAETDEAMLSRASALGWSALGDVAVVLGTAPARRTETDLFEEVRRIARAAGLEALCAVQGERLVVVLGGARDPRAAGNAVTDLFGDGPVVVGPVVSDLAAAHTSARAALSAHRAAAGWPEAPRPVLSDELLPERVLAGDGHARRLLVEEVYLPLVRARATLAETLAAYFGAGGSIEGTARLLFVHPNTVRYRLRQAAEVTGFSPADPRDAFTLEIALVLGRQSGRSADDS from the coding sequence GTGTCCCGCCGCGTCCCCGCCACCGCCCACCCGCGCGCCGCCGCCGCCCTGCGCCGCGCGACCGGCGCGCTGAGCACCGCGGCGATGGCCCGCATGGAGACCGAGTACGCCTGGTTCCGGGCCCTGAGCGCCGAGGACCGCTCCTGGGTCGGGCTCATCGTGCAGGCCGGCGTGAAGGGCTTCGTGGACTGGTACCACCGCGACCCGGGGCAGGCCCCGGCCCCCGAGGGCTCGCTGCTGGCCGCCTCGATCTTCGGTGCGGCCCCGCGGGCGCTCGCCGGTGTGATCACGCTGCGCCAGACCGTCGACCTGGTGCGCCTCTCGATCGAGGTGGTGGAGTCCAACCTCGACGACCTGCTCGACGCCGAGGACTCCGCCGACGCCCACGTCGCGGTCTCCCGCTACGCCCGGGAGATCGCCTTCGCCACCGCCGAGGTCTACGCCCGCGCCGCCGAGGTGCGCGGCGCCTGGGACGCCCGGCTCGAGGCGCTCGTCGTGGACGCCGTGCTCCGCGCCGAGACCGACGAGGCGATGCTCTCCCGCGCCAGCGCGCTGGGCTGGTCCGCCCTCGGGGACGTCGCGGTCGTGCTCGGCACCGCCCCCGCGCGTCGTACCGAGACCGACCTCTTCGAGGAGGTACGCCGGATCGCGCGCGCCGCGGGGCTGGAGGCGCTCTGCGCGGTGCAGGGCGAACGCCTGGTCGTGGTGCTCGGTGGCGCCCGCGACCCGCGCGCCGCCGGCAACGCGGTCACCGACCTCTTCGGTGACGGTCCGGTCGTGGTCGGCCCGGTGGTCAGCGACCTGGCGGCCGCGCACACCTCCGCCCGGGCGGCCCTCTCCGCGCACCGTGCAGCGGCCGGCTGGCCCGAGGCACCTCGTCCCGTGCTGAGCGACGAGCTGCTGCCCGAGCGGGTCCTCGCCGGCGACGGCCACGCGCGCCGGCTGCTGGTCGAGGAGGTCTATCTGCCGCTCGTGCGGGCCCGGGCGACGCTCGCGGAGACCCTCGCGGCGTACTTCGGGGCGGGCGGCTCCATCGAGGGCACGGCACGCCTGCTCTTCGTGCACCCCAACACCGTGCGCTACCGCCTGCGCCAGGCCGCCGAGGTCACCGGGTTCAGCCCCGCGGACCCCCGCGACGCCTTCACCCTGGAGATCGCGCTGGTGCTCGGCCGTCAGTCCGGCCGCAGCGCCGACGACAGCTGA
- a CDS encoding alpha/beta fold hydrolase, whose translation MVVVKATHEVQSVTIHGHRRAFVKVGHGPVLLLLHGMGCDHTTWSPVIDELARRHTVIAPDLLGHGSSDKPRADYSVGGYANAMRDLLTVLGINRVTVVGHSLGGGVAMQFAYQFPERTERLVLVAPGGLGPEVSPVVRAVTTPGFHQVMGALTLPGVRHVGVVGMRMLAASGLPRTRDLGEVAKIYDSLRDPATRHALRHVVRAVVDWQGQIVTMADRAYLTSALPMTVVWGRDDAVIPVEHADLVADLAPAARVEVLDDAGHFPHRDHPVRFARILADFVEETPPATYSRARWRALLRAGGAPADGALGAAADGPA comes from the coding sequence ATGGTGGTGGTGAAGGCGACGCACGAGGTGCAGTCGGTGACGATCCACGGTCACCGGCGCGCGTTCGTCAAGGTCGGGCACGGGCCGGTGCTGCTGCTCCTGCACGGCATGGGTTGCGACCACACCACCTGGTCGCCGGTCATCGACGAGCTGGCTCGACGCCACACCGTCATCGCCCCCGACCTGCTCGGCCACGGCAGCTCCGACAAGCCGCGCGCCGACTACAGCGTCGGCGGCTATGCCAACGCGATGCGCGACCTGCTCACCGTCCTCGGCATCAACCGGGTGACGGTCGTCGGGCACAGCCTCGGCGGCGGGGTGGCGATGCAGTTCGCCTACCAGTTCCCCGAGCGCACCGAGCGCCTCGTGCTGGTGGCGCCCGGCGGACTCGGCCCGGAGGTGTCCCCGGTGGTGCGCGCCGTCACGACGCCCGGCTTCCACCAGGTCATGGGGGCGCTCACCCTCCCCGGGGTGCGGCACGTGGGGGTCGTCGGCATGCGGATGCTGGCGGCCAGTGGGCTGCCCCGGACCCGCGACCTCGGGGAGGTCGCCAAGATCTACGACTCGCTGCGCGACCCGGCCACCCGGCACGCGCTGCGCCACGTCGTGCGCGCGGTGGTCGACTGGCAGGGCCAGATCGTCACGATGGCCGACCGCGCCTACCTCACCAGCGCGCTGCCGATGACGGTCGTCTGGGGCCGCGACGACGCGGTGATCCCCGTCGAGCACGCCGACCTGGTCGCCGATCTCGCCCCGGCGGCCCGGGTGGAGGTGCTCGACGACGCGGGGCACTTCCCGCACAGGGACCACCCGGTGCGGTTCGCGCGCATCCTGGCCGACTTCGTCGAGGAGACACCCCCCGCGACGTACTCCCGGGCGCGCTGGCGCGCCCTGCTGCGCGCCGGCGGGGCACCGGCCGACGGCGCGCTGGGCGCGGCCGCCGACGGCCCCGCCTGA
- the fabF gene encoding beta-ketoacyl-ACP synthase II: MSRTRVVVTGLGTTSPLGGDVASTWEGLLAGRSGVRHLTEEWAADLPVKIAGRIAVEPTEVLERVKARRLDRSAQFALVAAMEAWRDAGLENAVQDHGLDGDRVGVAMASGIGGVTTLLDNYDTLKAKGPRRVSPLAVPMLMANASAANISLYVGARGAVNTPISACASGNEGIAMAIDQIRLGRADVVVAGGTEAAIHPLPMAAFANMMALSKNDGDPTTVSRPWDTGRDGFVLGEGAGVLVLESLEHARARGARIYAEVLGAGITADSHDIAQPDPEGRGGSRAILRALAESDIDASSIKHVNAHATSTPLGDIAEGLMLHATLGASVSDVIVTSTKSMTGHLLGGAGALEAVATVMALHERISPPTINLDDKDPKVDLDIATTARPLPQGDIAALNNSFGFGGANVAVAFGSI; the protein is encoded by the coding sequence ATGAGTCGAACCCGAGTCGTGGTCACCGGCCTCGGCACCACCAGCCCCCTGGGCGGCGACGTGGCCAGCACCTGGGAGGGCCTGCTCGCCGGGCGCTCCGGCGTGCGTCACCTCACCGAGGAGTGGGCCGCCGACCTGCCGGTCAAGATCGCGGGTCGGATCGCCGTCGAGCCGACCGAGGTCCTCGAGCGGGTCAAGGCCCGCCGCCTGGACCGTTCGGCGCAGTTCGCCCTGGTCGCGGCGATGGAGGCATGGCGCGACGCCGGCCTGGAGAACGCCGTCCAGGACCACGGTCTTGACGGCGACCGGGTCGGCGTCGCCATGGCGTCGGGCATCGGTGGCGTGACCACCCTGCTCGACAACTACGACACCTTGAAGGCCAAGGGCCCGCGCCGCGTCTCCCCCCTCGCGGTCCCGATGCTGATGGCCAACGCCTCCGCCGCCAACATCAGCCTCTACGTCGGCGCCCGCGGCGCGGTGAACACCCCGATCTCGGCGTGCGCGTCGGGCAACGAGGGCATCGCGATGGCGATCGACCAGATCCGCCTGGGCCGCGCCGACGTCGTCGTCGCCGGCGGCACCGAGGCCGCGATCCACCCGCTGCCGATGGCGGCGTTCGCCAACATGATGGCGCTGTCGAAGAACGACGGGGACCCGACCACCGTGTCGCGTCCCTGGGACACCGGCCGCGACGGCTTCGTGCTCGGCGAGGGCGCCGGCGTCCTGGTGCTGGAGTCCCTCGAGCACGCCCGGGCCCGCGGCGCACGCATCTATGCCGAGGTCCTCGGCGCCGGCATCACCGCCGACTCCCACGACATCGCCCAGCCCGACCCTGAGGGCCGCGGCGGCTCGCGCGCCATCCTGCGCGCGCTGGCGGAGTCCGACATCGACGCCTCGTCGATCAAGCACGTCAACGCCCACGCGACCTCCACGCCTCTCGGCGACATCGCCGAGGGCCTGATGCTGCACGCCACCTTGGGCGCGAGCGTCTCCGACGTGATCGTCACCAGCACCAAGTCGATGACCGGGCACCTGCTCGGCGGCGCCGGCGCGCTCGAGGCCGTCGCCACGGTGATGGCGCTGCACGAGCGGATCAGCCCGCCCACGATCAACCTCGACGACAAGGACCCGAAGGTCGACCTCGACATCGCGACCACCGCGCGTCCGCTCCCCCAGGGCGACATCGCGGCGCTGAACAACTCCTTCGGCTTCGGCGGCGCCAACGTCGCCGTCGCGTTCGGGAGCATCTGA